Below is a genomic region from Rouxiella chamberiensis.
GATAACCGGCCATTGATCCTGATTCAGCAGACCTTTCTCGAGCAGCGGTTTAATCGACAGCTGCGCGGCAGTCGGGTAGCAACCCGGCACGGCAATCAGCTGCGCGTCTTTCAGTTTATCCGCCTGCCACTCGGCCAGACCGTATACGGCCTTATCGAGCCAATCCTGATGCTGATGCTCGAAACCGTAGAACTGGGTGTAGAACGCCGGGTCTTTCACACGGAACGCGCCGGAGAGGTCGAATACGGTGCAACCGGCGGCCAGGAATTGCGGGGCCAGGTCATGGCTGACTTCATGCGCGGTCGCCAAAAAGACGACATCTACACCTTTGGCCGCTTCTGCAACGTTTTCCAGAGGTAAAACAGGCAGATCGATAATGCCCTTCAGCTGCGGATGCAGATCGGAAAGCAACTTTCCTGCATCTGCACTTTGCGCTGAAACCGTTAAACCGGTTATGTTCATATGTGGGTGACGATTCAGGTAAAGCGCAAGCTCTGCGCCTGCATAACCGGTGGCACCAACAATCAGCGTATTCAACATGGGCTCAGTTCACCTTCTTTTCAAAAATAGAGGGCTCACTGCGTTTATTACGCCAGAAGCCCGCGAAATTCAGCCTGTTCGTCACATGATGACTTTTGTGGAGACCCCGCGCATTTCGAGGTTTCCTTACGAACCGGCTTAATGTATTTTTATTCACATTAAATGCATGAATATTTATATTACCCTAACCAAAGGCTGTCAACAGTGAAGATGAAATTACCTCCATTTATTGAGCTATACCGTGCGTTAATCGCTACGCCATCGATCAGCGCCACCGACAGCGCACTGGATCAGAGTAATGAAACCCTAATCAACTTGCTGGCAGGCTGGTTTACCGATTTGGGCTTCAAGGTCGAGATTCAGCCGGTCCCCAATACGCGTAATAAATTCAACATGCTGGCCAGCATCGGTGAAGGTGCCGGAGGCTTGCTGCTGGCAGGTCATACCGATACCGTGCCGTTCGACGACGGCCGCTGGACGCGCGACCCGTTCACGCTGACGGAACACGAAAACCGTCTGTACGGTCTCGGAACGGCCGACATGAAAGGGTTCTTTGCCTTTATT
It encodes:
- the argC gene encoding N-acetyl-gamma-glutamyl-phosphate reductase; its protein translation is MLNTLIVGATGYAGAELALYLNRHPHMNITGLTVSAQSADAGKLLSDLHPQLKGIIDLPVLPLENVAEAAKGVDVVFLATAHEVSHDLAPQFLAAGCTVFDLSGAFRVKDPAFYTQFYGFEHQHQDWLDKAVYGLAEWQADKLKDAQLIAVPGCYPTAAQLSIKPLLEKGLLNQDQWPVINATSGVSGAGRKASLGTSFCEVSLQAYGVFNHRHHPEISTHLGTPVIFTPHLGSFPRGILSTTTCRLKPGVSAEQVADAFQSAYKDKPMVRLYDKGMPALKNVVGLPFCDIGYAVQGEHVIVVAAEDNLLKGASAQAVQCLNLRFGFPESTSLV